The Sylvia atricapilla isolate bSylAtr1 chromosome 5, bSylAtr1.pri, whole genome shotgun sequence genome includes a window with the following:
- the NME6 gene encoding nucleoside diphosphate kinase 6 isoform X2 has protein sequence MALAAPRRLQLTLALLKPDAVAHPLVREAVHAAILRHRFVIVRAKELRCGPEQSRRFYREHAGRFFYQRLVEFMASGPMWAYILAHENAVPLWRSLMGPTKVFRARHSDPDSIRGAYGLTDTRNTTHGSDSPASASREIAFFFPEFDEQRWYEQDEPQLRRGQLFYSAEERVHRVLREQQAEGT, from the exons ATGGCCCTGGCGGCTCCGCGCCGCCTGCAGCTGACGCTGGCGCTGCTCAAGCCGGACGCGGTGGCCCATCCGCTCGTGCGCGAG GCCGTGCACGCCGCCATCCTCCGTCACCGGTTCGTCATTGTCCGCGCCAAGGAGCTGCGGTGCGGCCCGGAGCAGAGCCGCCGCTTCTACCGGGAGCACGCAG GGCGTTTCTTCTACCAGCGGCTGGTGGAGTTCATGGCCAG TGGCCCCATGTGGGCTTACATCCTGGCCCACGAGAATGCTGTCCCTCTCTGGAGATCCCTGATGGGACCCACTAAAGTGTTCCGAGCCCGACACAGTGACCCAGACTCCATTCGAGGTGCCTACGGCCTCACGGACACCAGGAACACAACCCATGGCTCAG ACTCACCTGCCTCAGCCAGCAGAgaaattgcctttttcttccccGAGTTCGATGAGCAGCGCTGGTACGAGCAGGACGAACCGCAGCTGCGGCGCGGGCAGCTGTTCTACAGCGCCGAGGAGCGCGTGCACCGCGTGCTCAGGGaacagcaggcagaggggacCTGA
- the NME6 gene encoding nucleoside diphosphate kinase 6 isoform X1 codes for MALAAPRRLQLTLALLKPDAVAHPLVREAVHAAILRHRFVIVRAKELRCGPEQSRRFYREHAGRFFYQRLVEFMASGPMWAYILAHENAVPLWRSLMGPTKVFRARHSDPDSIRGAYGLTDTRNTTHGSDSPASASREIAFFFPEFDEQRWYRSRDLQDITADPVLSSVQSASAQDPVCLHIGLRAAVPSAVDTLLIFCQLFY; via the exons ATGGCCCTGGCGGCTCCGCGCCGCCTGCAGCTGACGCTGGCGCTGCTCAAGCCGGACGCGGTGGCCCATCCGCTCGTGCGCGAG GCCGTGCACGCCGCCATCCTCCGTCACCGGTTCGTCATTGTCCGCGCCAAGGAGCTGCGGTGCGGCCCGGAGCAGAGCCGCCGCTTCTACCGGGAGCACGCAG GGCGTTTCTTCTACCAGCGGCTGGTGGAGTTCATGGCCAG TGGCCCCATGTGGGCTTACATCCTGGCCCACGAGAATGCTGTCCCTCTCTGGAGATCCCTGATGGGACCCACTAAAGTGTTCCGAGCCCGACACAGTGACCCAGACTCCATTCGAGGTGCCTACGGCCTCACGGACACCAGGAACACAACCCATGGCTCAG ACTCACCTGCCTCAGCCAGCAGAgaaattgcctttttcttccccGAGTTCGATGAGCAGCGCTG GTACAGATCCAGGGATCTGCAGGACATCACTGCTGATCCTGTCCTCAGCAGTGTCCAGAGTGCATCTGCTCAGGATCCTGTGTGCCTTCACATAGGtctgagagctgctgtccccagtgctgttGATACTTTACTGATATTTTGTCAGTTGTTTTATTGA
- the LOC136361212 gene encoding olfactory receptor 5V1-like, whose translation MNQTQVTEFVLLSFLHGRPFLFALFLAVYLATLLGNSAILSLVSLDPHLHSPMYFFLSHLSCLDLCYSSVTVPKILANALRPQATISYGGCLAQMFFLMWCAGAECALLALMAYDRYAAVCRPLHYAQALGRSSCAAAAAGCWLWGLLDSAVHTLLAARLSFRGAARLQHVFCDVPPLLAATCSNTRPNELALHVSSIFVGLSPFLIVVISYLCILATVLGMPLATSRRKAFSTCSAHLLVVTLYFVTANLNYNRPSSGYPPAANILVSVLFCIVTPMLNPLIYSLRNREVRAALRKVVRVGAAPGSPGNNA comes from the coding sequence ATGAACCAGACCCAGGTGACGGAGTTTGTGCTCCTGAGCTTTCTCCACGGCCGGCCCTTCctctttgctcttttcctgGCCGTTTACCTGGCCACGCTGCTGGGCAACTCGGCGATACTCTCCCTCGTGTCCCTGGATCCCCATCTCCACAGCCCCATGTACTTCTTCCTCAGCCACCTGTCCTGCCTAGACCTTTGCTACTCCTCGGTGACGGTGCCCAAGATCCTGGCAAACGCTCTGCGCCCACAGGCCACCATCTCCTACGGCGGGTGCCTGGCCCAGATGTTCTTCCTGATGTGGTGCGCGGGGGCCGAGTGCGCGCTGCTGGCCCTCATGGCCTACGACCGCTACGCCGCCGTGTGCCGGCCGCTGCACTACGCCCAGGCCCTGGGCCGCAGCTCCTGCGCCGCGGCTGCAGCcggctgctggctctgggggctgctggaCTCGGCTGTGCACACCCTCCTGGCGGCCCGGCTCTCCTTCCGCGGGGCTGCCCGGCTCCAGCACGTCTTCTGCGACGTGCCGCCGCTGCTGGCGGCCACCTGCAGCAACACCCGCCCCAACGAGCTGGCCCTCCACGTCTCCAGCATCTTTGTGGGACTCAGCCCCTTCCTGATTGTCGTGATCTCCTACCTTTGCATCCTGGCCACCGTCCTCGGGATGCCACTGGCCACTAGCCGGCGCAAGGCCTTCTCCACTTGCTCCGCACACCTGCTGGTGGTCACGCTGTACTTTGTGACTGCCAATCTGAACTACAACCGGCCCAGCTCGGGCTACCCGCCGGCAGCCAACATCCTGGTCTCCGTGTTGTTCTGCATCGTCACCCCCATGCTCAACCCCCTCATCTACAGCCTGCGCAACCGGGAGGTTCGGGCGGCCCTGCGGAAGGTTGTGCGGGTGGGTGCCGCACCAGGCTCCCCGGGCAACAATgcctga